A window of Pirellula sp. SH-Sr6A contains these coding sequences:
- a CDS encoding deoxyribonuclease IV: MVKIGAHMSIAGGYYKAVDAAKALDMDVVQIFTKNNNQWAAKPISTEDEAHFSESLRRTGIQNPLAHASYLINLGSPKEELWLKSIDAMVIEWQRAEQLGLDGVVMHPGAYVDSSPEAGLERIAQGIDRVFDKVGAGKAWLLLENTAGQGSCLGWNMEQLGWLLARSGAAKRVGVCLDTCHAHAAGYDMAAAEGLERLEREAREEGVWGAIRALHVNDSKKGCGSRVDRHEHIGLGTIGLKGFERVLHHPDLSQCPMYLETEKGTNEEGEDWDGVNVRVLRSLI, encoded by the coding sequence ATGGTAAAAATCGGGGCGCACATGAGTATTGCAGGCGGTTATTACAAAGCCGTTGACGCTGCGAAGGCACTGGATATGGATGTGGTTCAGATCTTTACGAAGAACAACAACCAGTGGGCGGCTAAGCCGATTTCGACTGAGGACGAGGCCCATTTTTCCGAGTCGCTTCGGCGGACCGGGATTCAAAATCCTTTGGCGCACGCATCATATCTAATCAACTTGGGGTCGCCCAAGGAAGAATTGTGGCTCAAGTCGATCGATGCCATGGTGATCGAATGGCAGAGGGCTGAGCAGCTCGGTTTGGATGGAGTGGTGATGCATCCGGGGGCGTATGTGGACTCCAGCCCCGAGGCGGGACTGGAGCGGATTGCCCAGGGGATCGATCGTGTGTTTGATAAGGTTGGAGCGGGAAAGGCTTGGTTATTACTAGAGAATACCGCTGGGCAGGGGTCTTGTTTGGGGTGGAATATGGAGCAGCTCGGTTGGTTGCTGGCTCGCTCGGGTGCGGCCAAACGCGTGGGGGTTTGTTTGGACACTTGTCACGCCCACGCTGCGGGCTACGACATGGCGGCGGCAGAGGGATTGGAGCGGCTCGAGAGAGAGGCACGCGAGGAAGGTGTTTGGGGGGCGATCCGGGCATTGCATGTCAACGACAGCAAGAAAGGGTGTGGCTCGCGGGTGGATCGCCACGAGCACATCGGATTGGGGACGATTGGTCTGAAAGGGTTTGAGCGAGTCCTACACCACCCTGATCTCAGTCAATGCCCGATGTATTTGGAAACCGAGAAGGGGACCAACGAGGAGGGAGAGGACTGGGATGGCGTCAATGTGCGCGTGCTTCGATCGTTGATCTAG
- a CDS encoding DUF4129 domain-containing protein, protein MHNATKLIRTAACVALCWFAPAGPLLAQNSLPAPNNQDARPLPLPGRSAPTSRETEYQRWIPLDASQGQSPNPLELLARLQRPNKPSSDPFSWKQLQKAFQDNPGLADQLQNLSPSQREQLKQLAESFSQQAFPNGSPKSLDDLPPALRQQMESSPELKMLAEEIARSAERTDPPREGYPRERQRGDGQRVDGQRGASPSDDPFDSADSPEPSPDDLERQLQDLLENRTGGANDPNAYRRSTTPNSDESTPRPSSRSPSSNPGDASNGRRRSDDAATAPPLGDSQTLDPSRRNNPSGTHPSTSNPQPDFPLAASPDGSGADGVSEEAWQRAELERIQKRWDEIQSQRALAEQRMQQRHQALSRNASRNANEAGLQPSNSASGESSLDKIRRKLRELGLSSFLQQIAKEAVGVEQKQLDPAQDFNRESDKLATSSAAKPSNSLAPSLASKPPNPSRSNDSNSVGQAFNENSNRWGEGIPSEDKDNGSRMGWFTDSNSLAGGTRSSAPQNKQNDAPEKAEESPFSVPSLGDFPSLPAWFWLVPLLFALLLATVYLLPRSRAMLDRITGRAAAAANRAESQLGDIQGREDAVRAFHWILERKVRGFESWWTSRRVVEHVRHRREPLQPQVAEAANLYDLARYTPETYRLDSNELERMRQAIRACASAETIG, encoded by the coding sequence ATGCACAACGCGACGAAACTTATTCGAACGGCAGCTTGCGTGGCTCTGTGTTGGTTCGCTCCCGCCGGCCCCCTTCTCGCACAAAACAGCTTGCCCGCCCCGAACAATCAGGACGCGCGCCCCCTCCCCCTCCCCGGACGCTCCGCACCCACCAGTCGCGAAACGGAATACCAACGCTGGATCCCGCTCGACGCTTCCCAAGGCCAAAGCCCGAACCCGCTCGAACTGTTGGCACGCCTCCAAAGACCAAACAAACCTTCGTCGGATCCCTTCTCCTGGAAACAGCTTCAAAAGGCGTTCCAAGACAACCCCGGGCTGGCCGATCAACTCCAAAATCTCTCACCCTCCCAGCGCGAACAACTGAAGCAGCTGGCCGAATCGTTCAGCCAACAGGCATTTCCGAATGGCTCCCCCAAGAGTTTGGACGATCTCCCACCAGCTTTGCGACAGCAGATGGAGAGCTCTCCCGAACTCAAAATGCTTGCTGAGGAGATCGCAAGATCGGCCGAACGGACCGACCCTCCCAGAGAGGGTTACCCAAGAGAACGGCAACGCGGTGACGGGCAGCGAGTGGACGGGCAACGCGGTGCGTCGCCTTCGGACGACCCTTTCGATTCGGCAGACTCTCCCGAGCCGTCCCCTGACGATTTAGAGCGTCAACTGCAAGATCTCCTGGAGAATCGCACCGGCGGTGCCAACGATCCCAATGCCTACCGCCGATCCACCACTCCCAATTCTGACGAATCCACGCCACGCCCATCCTCCAGGTCGCCCTCCTCAAACCCAGGGGACGCTTCCAATGGACGGCGTAGGAGCGACGATGCGGCCACCGCCCCGCCCCTGGGCGACTCGCAAACTCTCGACCCGTCGAGACGAAACAATCCGTCGGGCACCCATCCTTCGACGAGCAATCCGCAACCGGATTTTCCGTTAGCAGCGAGTCCCGATGGATCGGGGGCGGATGGGGTCTCGGAGGAAGCATGGCAACGCGCGGAACTGGAGCGGATCCAGAAGCGATGGGATGAAATCCAAAGTCAGCGTGCGTTGGCCGAGCAACGCATGCAACAACGTCATCAAGCCTTGTCCCGAAACGCGTCTCGAAACGCCAATGAAGCCGGCCTCCAACCCTCGAACAGTGCGTCCGGCGAATCCTCGCTCGATAAAATTCGACGCAAACTCCGCGAACTGGGGCTCAGTTCCTTTCTCCAACAAATCGCAAAGGAAGCGGTAGGGGTCGAACAAAAGCAACTCGATCCCGCTCAGGATTTCAACCGGGAATCGGACAAGCTCGCTACGTCCTCGGCCGCCAAACCTTCGAATTCGCTTGCCCCAAGCCTTGCATCGAAGCCCCCCAATCCGTCTCGTTCGAACGATTCGAATTCTGTTGGCCAAGCGTTCAACGAAAACAGCAACCGCTGGGGCGAAGGGATCCCAAGCGAGGATAAAGACAACGGGTCTCGCATGGGCTGGTTCACCGATAGCAACTCCCTCGCCGGCGGCACGCGATCGTCCGCACCACAAAACAAGCAAAACGATGCACCTGAGAAGGCGGAGGAATCCCCGTTTTCTGTTCCGAGCCTGGGGGACTTTCCCAGCCTTCCGGCATGGTTTTGGCTCGTCCCCTTATTGTTTGCTCTACTCCTTGCGACGGTTTATCTGCTTCCCCGATCTCGGGCCATGCTGGACCGGATCACGGGACGCGCGGCCGCCGCGGCGAACCGGGCCGAATCCCAGCTGGGTGATATCCAAGGTCGCGAAGACGCCGTCCGCGCCTTTCATTGGATTCTGGAGAGAAAAGTGCGTGGCTTCGAATCTTGGTGGACCTCGCGACGGGTAGTCGAACATGTCCGACACCGAAGGGAACCGTTGCAGCCTCAAGTCGCCGAGGCAGCCAACCTTTACGACTTGGCTCGCTATACGCCCGAGACCTATCGATTGGACTCGAACGAACTGGAACGCATGCGGCAAGCCATTCGGGCTTGCGCTTCCGCCGAGACGATCGGTTGA
- a CDS encoding MFS transporter: MDKPARAMPSESAASSKAPPLSMHHRVVLSVMMFLQFAIWGSWVIVYYPFLTNRGFTPAQATSITGNMFVGAIISTLFAGYLADRWINSERLMGICHLVGAGLLYAMTLLTSPDQYFALFIVTFVYSLVFNPTLSVINSLTFRNVPDGERDFPGLRVLGTIGWICAGFLIDNIFSGKTAMADGTLIPNTIATPGPLYQAAVISAIFGIYCLVMLPKTPPTGSGAGALDFLRALAMLKDFSFAVFFVITLLASIAMGMYFNSAGDFLGKGAGVEKVGSTLAIGQMVELLLLVLLPFFLKRFGIKLVMAVGLFCWALRYLLFAHGGPEGIGLWFAIVGVALHGFCFDFFFAAGFIHVDKTAPRDLRASAQSLLGVLVYGLGTWLGTIACGVLNAMYKDGENINWFGFWIIPSIVLFVALAAFLVLFKPTRTESAA, encoded by the coding sequence ATGGATAAGCCCGCTCGCGCGATGCCAAGCGAATCGGCGGCTTCTTCCAAGGCACCACCCCTTTCAATGCATCATCGCGTCGTCTTGTCGGTGATGATGTTCCTCCAGTTCGCGATTTGGGGGTCATGGGTCATTGTTTATTACCCGTTCTTGACCAATCGCGGGTTCACGCCCGCACAAGCGACCTCGATCACGGGCAATATGTTTGTCGGTGCGATTATCTCGACCTTGTTCGCAGGGTACTTGGCCGACCGTTGGATCAATAGTGAGCGATTGATGGGGATCTGCCATTTGGTGGGAGCGGGATTGCTTTATGCGATGACTCTCCTGACATCGCCAGATCAATACTTTGCATTGTTCATCGTGACCTTTGTCTACTCGCTGGTCTTCAATCCGACTCTTTCCGTCATCAATTCGCTTACGTTCCGCAACGTTCCCGATGGAGAGCGCGACTTTCCCGGTCTGCGGGTGCTCGGGACCATCGGCTGGATTTGCGCCGGGTTCTTGATCGATAACATTTTCTCGGGCAAGACCGCGATGGCGGATGGAACATTGATTCCGAATACCATTGCGACGCCGGGACCTCTTTACCAGGCGGCAGTGATCTCTGCGATCTTCGGAATCTACTGCTTGGTCATGCTCCCCAAGACCCCGCCAACGGGCAGTGGAGCCGGTGCCCTCGACTTTCTGCGCGCCCTCGCGATGCTTAAGGATTTTTCTTTTGCAGTATTCTTCGTCATCACGTTGCTCGCTTCGATTGCGATGGGCATGTACTTCAATTCCGCAGGGGACTTCCTCGGAAAGGGAGCCGGTGTTGAAAAAGTCGGATCCACTTTGGCCATCGGGCAAATGGTCGAATTGCTCCTCCTCGTCCTACTGCCTTTCTTCCTGAAGCGATTCGGAATCAAATTGGTGATGGCGGTCGGTCTCTTTTGTTGGGCACTGCGTTACCTGCTGTTCGCGCACGGGGGACCAGAGGGGATTGGACTTTGGTTCGCCATCGTGGGTGTCGCGCTGCATGGATTCTGTTTCGACTTTTTCTTTGCAGCCGGATTCATCCATGTCGACAAGACTGCTCCACGCGATTTGCGAGCCAGTGCGCAGTCCCTTCTCGGTGTCTTGGTCTACGGCTTGGGAACGTGGTTGGGCACCATCGCTTGCGGGGTGTTGAATGCGATGTACAAGGACGGTGAAAACATCAACTGGTTTGGATTCTGGATCATCCCAAGCATCGTGTTGTTTGTTGCTTTGGCAGCCTTCCTCGTGTTGTTCAAGCCAACGCGCACGGAATCGGCTGCGTGA
- a CDS encoding FmdB family zinc ribbon protein translates to MPIYEFYCPVCHTVFSFLSRSMQNTKVPECPKCGRKKLEKKISRFAISKGLKESDATKDPFENVDEAKMEQLMMEMAPHLDENSEGPEDPRQMAALMKKMFDVTGMQPNEPMLEAIRRMEAGEDPDRIDEEMGDALDGEGDPFVGADSKTKKWKRMFEAPDVDPELYDM, encoded by the coding sequence ATGCCTATCTACGAGTTCTATTGCCCAGTTTGCCATACCGTATTCAGTTTCCTCTCCCGGTCCATGCAGAATACCAAGGTTCCGGAGTGCCCCAAATGCGGGAGAAAGAAACTGGAAAAAAAGATCTCGCGCTTCGCAATTTCGAAAGGCCTTAAAGAGTCGGACGCGACGAAAGATCCGTTCGAAAATGTCGATGAGGCCAAGATGGAGCAGCTCATGATGGAAATGGCTCCCCATTTAGATGAGAACAGTGAAGGACCCGAGGATCCTCGTCAGATGGCAGCCCTCATGAAAAAGATGTTCGACGTCACGGGCATGCAACCCAACGAACCGATGTTGGAAGCCATCCGAAGAATGGAGGCTGGTGAAGATCCAGATCGCATCGACGAAGAGATGGGAGATGCGCTCGACGGAGAAGGAGATCCTTTCGTCGGTGCCGATTCCAAAACCAAAAAATGGAAGCGGATGTTCGAGGCCCCGGATGTCGATCCCGAACTATACGACATGTAA
- a CDS encoding PQQ-binding-like beta-propeller repeat protein, which yields MNTKKSQLSRKFLGWVLSIGLAGQAFAADGDWPQWRGPNRDGRSASANLLKEWPEPGPKLAWSYADTGMGYSSVAVAGGKVYTLGKIDNRAVAICLDSKTGQKVWSTDFANGKVEKEYNTNWGDGPRSTPTIDGDHVYCLSDLGVLACLDRNTGKVVWSKDFVAEFGSKHPTWGFSESVLIDGDKVIATPGGKAFLVGFDKKTGEKVWESKNAYDAQYVSIIKADFDGIPTYVTAAKEGLIGTHAVTGEELFKSAKTGNPTAVIPTPIVQGNRIYHSSGYGAGNVALDIQRDGDKLVANQAYAANKESMENHHGGYVLHDGTIFGFSRAYRGVWMAQDFKTGDVLWYKKVGAGRSGSIGFADGMLYCYDDGDGICYLAKPSKEGWESVGQVKLPETTSLDRKQGAIWAHPVIADGKLFIRDLEKLFVFDIAK from the coding sequence ATGAACACAAAGAAGAGCCAACTGTCTCGCAAGTTTCTTGGATGGGTACTTAGCATTGGGCTGGCCGGCCAAGCATTTGCAGCCGACGGCGATTGGCCACAATGGCGAGGCCCCAATCGCGATGGCCGTTCCGCCTCCGCGAACCTCTTGAAAGAGTGGCCTGAGCCAGGTCCCAAATTGGCTTGGTCCTACGCAGATACCGGTATGGGATACTCTTCCGTCGCCGTTGCGGGTGGCAAAGTGTACACGCTTGGGAAAATCGACAATCGCGCGGTCGCAATCTGCTTGGACTCCAAGACAGGTCAAAAGGTTTGGAGCACCGACTTTGCGAACGGCAAAGTGGAAAAGGAATACAACACCAACTGGGGTGACGGCCCGCGCAGCACTCCCACCATCGATGGCGACCATGTCTACTGCCTGAGCGATCTCGGCGTCCTGGCATGTTTGGACCGCAACACCGGCAAAGTGGTGTGGAGCAAGGATTTTGTCGCCGAGTTCGGCAGCAAGCATCCCACCTGGGGATTTAGCGAATCGGTTTTGATCGATGGCGACAAAGTCATCGCGACTCCTGGCGGAAAAGCTTTTCTCGTCGGCTTCGATAAAAAGACCGGCGAGAAAGTTTGGGAGTCGAAGAACGCATACGACGCCCAGTACGTTTCCATCATCAAAGCGGACTTCGACGGAATCCCGACCTACGTCACGGCCGCCAAGGAAGGACTCATCGGAACACATGCTGTCACCGGGGAAGAGTTGTTCAAAAGTGCGAAGACCGGAAACCCAACCGCAGTCATCCCAACCCCGATTGTTCAAGGGAACCGCATCTACCACTCGTCAGGCTATGGCGCCGGAAATGTCGCGTTGGATATCCAGCGCGACGGGGACAAATTGGTCGCCAACCAAGCTTACGCGGCTAACAAAGAAAGCATGGAAAACCATCACGGTGGTTATGTTCTTCACGATGGAACCATTTTCGGCTTCTCGCGTGCCTACCGCGGTGTCTGGATGGCTCAAGATTTCAAGACTGGCGATGTTCTCTGGTACAAGAAAGTGGGAGCAGGCCGTTCGGGCTCAATCGGATTCGCCGACGGGATGCTCTATTGCTATGACGACGGCGACGGAATTTGTTACCTCGCGAAGCCTTCGAAGGAAGGCTGGGAATCGGTGGGCCAAGTGAAGTTGCCCGAAACCACCTCCCTGGATCGTAAGCAAGGGGCCATCTGGGCTCACCCCGTGATCGCCGATGGCAAGCTCTTCATTCGCGACTTGGAAAAACTCTTCGTCTTCGACATTGCCAAGTAG
- a CDS encoding AAA family ATPase translates to MNSSPLPFPPSAIRDLRLRLQESIGQIVVGQANVVDQMLMALLASGHVLLEGVPGTAKTTLCRSFSAALGLDFERIQFTPDLLPADVTGTQVLDRQTSNFVLRKGPVFCQLLLADELNRAPARTQSSLLEAMQEKQVTIEGKTLPLPEPFMVLATQNPIEQEGVYRLPEAQLDRFLFRILVGYPDRDQEISMLEVHSKPVSKPSPICTGEQVLMFQKGIDQVFCAKELKEYVIDLVRTSRTHPDLVLGASPRAAIYLLKAARVHALLEGRSFVTHADVQAQLLPVLGHRVILRPESEMDGQTVSSIVQRLVQTVPVVPTSSS, encoded by the coding sequence GTGAACAGCTCGCCTCTTCCTTTTCCTCCCTCCGCCATTCGCGATCTTCGACTCCGGTTGCAGGAATCGATCGGACAAATCGTTGTCGGACAAGCGAACGTTGTGGACCAAATGCTGATGGCCTTGCTCGCATCGGGCCACGTGCTACTGGAAGGAGTTCCCGGTACGGCCAAAACAACGTTATGCCGCAGTTTCTCCGCCGCGCTCGGACTCGACTTCGAGAGAATTCAATTCACACCCGACTTGCTACCAGCCGACGTGACCGGAACGCAAGTGCTCGATCGCCAAACGTCGAACTTCGTCCTCCGCAAAGGGCCCGTCTTCTGCCAACTGCTCCTCGCCGACGAGCTCAATCGAGCACCAGCTCGAACGCAGTCGTCGCTACTGGAAGCGATGCAGGAGAAGCAAGTGACGATCGAAGGGAAAACTCTGCCACTCCCCGAACCATTCATGGTCCTGGCAACCCAAAACCCCATCGAGCAAGAAGGAGTCTATCGCTTGCCGGAAGCACAGCTGGATCGTTTCCTCTTCCGAATTCTCGTCGGCTACCCGGATCGCGATCAAGAAATATCGATGTTGGAAGTCCACTCGAAACCTGTCTCGAAGCCGTCTCCGATCTGCACAGGCGAGCAAGTTCTGATGTTCCAAAAAGGAATCGACCAAGTCTTTTGCGCGAAAGAGCTGAAGGAATACGTGATTGATCTCGTGCGCACCAGCCGCACCCACCCCGACTTGGTACTAGGAGCGAGCCCTCGCGCCGCCATCTACCTTCTCAAGGCGGCACGAGTCCATGCCCTCTTGGAGGGGAGATCGTTTGTGACCCATGCCGATGTCCAAGCCCAATTGCTTCCCGTACTCGGACATCGCGTCATCTTGCGTCCTGAATCGGAGATGGATGGGCAGACCGTTTCTTCGATTGTGCAGCGACTTGTTCAAACCGTTCCCGTCGTTCCAACCTCGTCTTCCTAA
- a CDS encoding AAA family ATPase, with the protein MNSHSDMNAPNLNSPPTTNRATSSLEEALERINRLANQSLPGPSAPIAPQSDASPASDPAATPSPAVPSVPAPVLPSKLSGEGHPLLKVTHNPCEPLLPLEPTSLEQAGLNGQTIEELVMRYLLNRGEAPGRTIADQLKLPFRLVEPTLTKLKAQQLSCYLGSTAVNDYIHSLTDAGRDRARRHMLKTTYFGAAPVPLSHYIQSVRLQSVEHQHPTHEDLRKAFSDLLIAPQLLARLGPAVNSGRGMFLYGYPGNGKTSIAERITRAFGEYVWIPRAINVDGDLMRIFDPLNHEEHPHQPSDGLLRDTQIDQRWVRIRRPTIVAGGELTMSMLEVSRNPETNISDAPLQMKSNCGVLLIDDFGRQRMSVDELLNRWIVPLEKRYDYISISSGKKVQVPFDQLVIFSTNLEPKDLVDDAFLRRIPYKIEVLNPEETAFRKLFEIMCKSLNIPHRPEIIDYLIEKHYKPIGRPMRNCHPRDLLLQVRAYCYFNSSPLELKKEYIDFAVENYFSIM; encoded by the coding sequence ATGAATTCGCACTCTGATATGAACGCTCCCAACCTGAACTCCCCCCCAACCACCAACCGCGCCACCAGCTCGCTCGAAGAAGCCCTTGAACGGATCAACCGGCTGGCGAACCAATCCCTGCCAGGCCCCTCGGCCCCGATCGCCCCCCAATCGGACGCTTCCCCAGCCTCCGATCCGGCTGCGACTCCCTCGCCGGCCGTCCCGTCCGTCCCTGCTCCTGTCCTTCCATCGAAGCTATCCGGGGAAGGGCACCCGCTGCTCAAAGTCACTCACAACCCCTGCGAACCCCTGCTCCCCCTCGAGCCCACGTCGCTCGAACAAGCGGGATTGAACGGCCAAACGATTGAAGAACTGGTCATGCGATACCTTCTCAATCGCGGGGAAGCACCCGGTCGAACCATCGCCGATCAACTCAAACTCCCCTTCCGGCTGGTCGAACCCACCCTCACCAAGCTCAAAGCGCAACAGCTGAGCTGCTACCTGGGCTCCACAGCCGTCAATGACTACATCCACTCCCTCACCGACGCCGGGCGGGACCGCGCACGCCGCCACATGCTCAAAACAACCTATTTCGGCGCGGCCCCGGTCCCGCTCTCCCATTACATCCAATCGGTCCGACTCCAATCGGTCGAACACCAACACCCCACTCACGAAGATCTTCGCAAAGCGTTCTCCGACCTCCTCATCGCCCCCCAGCTCCTCGCCCGACTCGGTCCCGCGGTCAACAGCGGCCGCGGTATGTTCCTCTACGGCTACCCTGGGAACGGGAAAACAAGCATCGCGGAACGGATCACCCGCGCCTTTGGCGAATACGTCTGGATCCCTCGCGCGATCAACGTCGACGGCGATCTCATGCGTATCTTCGATCCCCTCAATCACGAAGAACACCCCCACCAACCCTCCGATGGTCTCCTTCGCGATACCCAAATCGACCAACGCTGGGTCCGCATCCGACGACCTACCATCGTCGCCGGTGGTGAATTGACCATGTCGATGCTCGAGGTCTCCCGCAACCCGGAAACGAACATCAGCGACGCACCTCTGCAAATGAAAAGCAACTGCGGCGTTCTCCTTATCGACGACTTCGGCCGCCAACGAATGAGCGTCGACGAACTGCTCAACCGCTGGATCGTCCCCCTCGAAAAGCGCTACGACTACATCAGCATCAGCAGTGGTAAGAAAGTCCAAGTCCCGTTCGATCAGCTCGTGATCTTTAGCACCAACCTCGAACCCAAAGACCTCGTCGACGACGCCTTCCTCCGCCGGATCCCTTACAAAATCGAAGTTCTCAACCCCGAGGAAACGGCGTTTCGCAAACTCTTTGAGATCATGTGCAAATCGCTCAACATCCCGCACCGTCCCGAGATCATCGACTACTTGATCGAAAAGCACTACAAGCCCATCGGCAGACCGATGCGCAATTGCCACCCACGCGACTTGCTTCTCCAAGTCCGCGCGTACTGCTACTTCAACTCCTCACCACTCGAATTGAAGAAGGAGTACATCGACTTTGCCGTCGAGAACTACTTCTCCATCATGTAG
- a CDS encoding DUF4350 domain-containing protein — protein sequence MGAGPFLPRGFFAIGIFVLGAFLAGAPSRGQSTPSIDTNDPAWSFRYELLQILLQQKGLDAEPKLSSTLANPTSHSLLILGDTSALTDRFWESCDSYVASGGRLLIAVDSLRNSSLAQIDRGPALTENPADRLRGFGDCILLRNLAVRHPLTESLTSIATNRTGWIVRRSNRYSWQNLMTLPENIRPSAAERKPVGIVGTLERNLNSERSDAPESVLPAGDIVILSDPSILSNGMLWYEDNGAFAAKLADWLSEDNRSAFTMMVSQETQEQFPIEALLPPEPPDDMVPPTPPMPRMETLLAVANRALADSAQPDRINRRLRDQPRGYSPERYARWVWQALGWLLAAGILWMLLRRAPYFRPMPPTKLPRTARQMLLQSQPLEIQNKIAAESLAREFSREWSGSETLAEWRRCLDEIKDLPHESLSHEDRIHIESILATAVFGGRTTTSDGDLENLSFWIRDLLERHRPRQKLASPNLAPS from the coding sequence ATGGGAGCCGGTCCATTCCTGCCGCGAGGGTTCTTCGCAATCGGTATCTTCGTCCTCGGAGCCTTCCTCGCAGGCGCTCCCTCCCGAGGACAGTCCACTCCCAGCATCGATACCAACGATCCCGCGTGGAGTTTCCGATACGAGCTGCTACAAATCTTGCTCCAGCAAAAGGGTCTGGATGCGGAGCCGAAACTCTCCAGCACCTTAGCCAATCCCACCAGCCATTCGCTCCTCATCCTCGGCGACACCAGCGCCCTTACAGACCGGTTTTGGGAAAGCTGCGACTCTTACGTCGCATCGGGGGGACGGCTCTTGATCGCGGTCGACTCGCTGAGGAATTCGTCACTGGCTCAAATCGACCGAGGCCCCGCGCTGACCGAAAATCCCGCCGATCGGCTCCGCGGATTCGGTGACTGCATCCTTTTGCGGAACTTGGCGGTCCGGCACCCCTTAACCGAATCCCTCACCTCGATCGCCACAAATCGCACAGGTTGGATCGTCCGTCGAAGCAACCGGTACAGCTGGCAAAACCTGATGACGTTGCCCGAAAACATCCGGCCCAGTGCCGCCGAACGCAAACCGGTAGGCATCGTAGGAACCCTGGAACGCAACCTCAATTCGGAACGCAGCGATGCACCCGAGTCGGTTTTACCAGCGGGGGATATCGTTATCCTGTCGGACCCGAGCATCCTGTCCAATGGCATGTTGTGGTACGAGGACAATGGGGCGTTTGCGGCGAAGCTGGCGGACTGGCTTTCGGAGGACAATCGCAGCGCTTTTACCATGATGGTTAGCCAGGAAACGCAAGAACAGTTTCCGATCGAGGCTCTACTACCACCGGAACCTCCCGACGACATGGTTCCACCCACCCCTCCCATGCCTCGCATGGAAACGCTTTTGGCGGTCGCCAATCGAGCCTTGGCAGATTCCGCACAACCCGATCGGATCAATCGTCGTTTGCGAGATCAACCGCGAGGTTATTCACCGGAACGTTACGCGCGATGGGTATGGCAGGCCCTAGGATGGCTGCTGGCCGCCGGGATCCTTTGGATGTTGCTCCGCCGGGCCCCTTATTTCCGTCCGATGCCCCCTACCAAACTTCCGCGAACGGCTCGGCAAATGCTTCTGCAGTCGCAGCCGCTCGAGATTCAAAATAAAATCGCGGCGGAATCCCTCGCACGCGAATTCTCGCGAGAATGGTCAGGATCAGAAACTCTCGCCGAATGGAGACGATGCTTGGATGAGATCAAGGATCTGCCTCACGAGAGCTTGTCGCACGAAGACCGTATCCACATCGAATCGATTCTCGCCACGGCAGTCTTCGGGGGTCGAACCACCACCTCCGACGGAGATCTGGAGAATCTTTCCTTTTGGATTCGGGATCTTCTCGAACGCCATCGCCCAAGGCAGAAATTGGCCTCCCCCAACTTGGCGCCTTCCTAG